One window of Chamaesiphon minutus PCC 6605 genomic DNA carries:
- a CDS encoding Uma2 family endonuclease, translating into MTTAIDRPIQQKPLSFDEFLARYGGDNRYELIDGEVFDLEPTGLHEEVAAFITTKICVQIDAANLPWFVLQRGILRPDNIGMTAFRPDVAVIDRNQLINEMYWPEQSILTLGSSIKFVAEVVSSNWQNDYSRKVEDYAVLGIPEYWIADYAGLGGTRHIGKPKQPTLSICTLVDGEYEIQQLRGDRIIVSPTFPDLKLTAEQVLKAGR; encoded by the coding sequence ATGACTACTGCAATCGATCGCCCAATCCAACAGAAGCCCCTAAGTTTTGATGAGTTTCTCGCTCGTTATGGTGGCGATAATCGCTATGAACTCATCGACGGAGAGGTATTCGATTTGGAACCAACAGGCTTGCATGAAGAGGTTGCCGCTTTCATTACGACCAAAATCTGCGTCCAGATTGATGCAGCCAACCTACCTTGGTTTGTCCTTCAGCGAGGCATATTACGCCCTGACAATATTGGTATGACGGCATTTAGACCGGATGTAGCCGTAATCGACCGAAACCAACTTATCAATGAAATGTACTGGCCCGAACAGTCGATCCTAACTTTGGGTAGTTCGATTAAATTTGTAGCAGAAGTAGTGAGTAGCAATTGGCAAAATGACTATTCCCGTAAGGTGGAAGATTATGCTGTTTTGGGTATTCCCGAATATTGGATTGCCGACTACGCTGGGTTGGGTGGTACTCGACATATTGGCAAGCCCAAACAACCAACTTTATCTATCTGTACGTTAGTGGATGGGGAGTACGAAATTCAGCAGCTTCGTGGCGATCGAATCATCGTCTCGCCAACTTTTCCAGATTTGAAACTGACCGCAGAACAAGTGTTGAAAGCAGGGCGATAA
- the nei gene encoding endonuclease VIII, with translation MPEGPEIKLAADKIAKDIVDRPLTEVFFAFDRLKSFEAELTAARIVSVTPKGKALLTRFSNQLTIYSHNQLYGVWYTRRAYDYPETNRQLRLAIHTEKRSALLYSASDIDVFDDDRIAAHPFLQKLGPDVLEATTTVEIVLARLQSKAFHRKGFPSLLLNQHFLGGLGNYLRSEVLFVARIHPTLRPVDCSIDKLQKLATALLELPRQSYATKGITNSLAIVDRLKQNGQTRRQYRHWVFGRQDCLCHLCHTEILKDTLGGRRVYFCPSCQAK, from the coding sequence ATGCCTGAAGGCCCAGAAATTAAGTTAGCCGCCGATAAGATTGCTAAAGATATTGTCGATCGACCCCTCACAGAAGTCTTCTTTGCCTTCGATCGTCTTAAATCTTTTGAAGCCGAACTCACCGCCGCTCGCATTGTCTCTGTTACTCCCAAAGGCAAAGCTCTACTGACTCGCTTTAGCAACCAGCTCACTATTTACAGTCACAATCAGCTCTATGGCGTTTGGTACACTCGGCGCGCCTACGATTATCCAGAGACCAATCGACAGTTGCGGCTGGCCATTCATACCGAAAAGCGATCGGCACTCCTCTATAGTGCTTCAGATATCGATGTATTTGATGACGATCGAATTGCCGCCCATCCTTTCTTGCAAAAACTCGGCCCTGATGTTTTAGAAGCCACCACAACAGTTGAAATAGTGTTAGCTCGGCTCCAAAGTAAAGCCTTTCATCGCAAAGGATTTCCCTCGCTGCTGCTAAATCAGCATTTTTTGGGCGGCTTGGGCAACTACTTACGCAGCGAAGTTTTATTTGTAGCTAGAATTCATCCCACCTTAAGACCAGTCGATTGTTCGATCGACAAGCTCCAGAAACTAGCCACCGCCCTCCTCGAACTCCCACGTCAATCCTACGCCACCAAGGGTATTACAAACAGCTTGGCGATCGTCGATCGACTCAAACAAAACGGCCAAACCCGCCGTCAATACCGCCACTGGGTCTTCGGTCGTCAAGATTGCCTCTGTCACCTCTGCCACACCGAAATTCTCAAAGATACCCTCGGCGGACGACGGGTTTATTTTTGTCCAAGCTGTCAAGCTAAATAG
- the aroC gene encoding chorismate synthase, translated as MGNTFGHLFRITTYGESHGGGVGVVIDGCPPLVEISEAEIQVELDRRRPGQSKITTPRKETDTCEILSGVFEGKTTGTPISILVRNKDARSQDYSEMVQTYRPSHADATYDAKYGIRNWQGGGRSSARETIGRVAAGAIAKKILHIVNHVEVIGYVKKIQDIEATVDPDAVTMEQVESNIVRCPDLTCADRMIDRIEAIGREGDSIGGVVECVVRNVPKGLGVPVFDRLEADIAKGVMSLPATKGFEIGSGFAGTLMTGSEHNDEFYTDEDGEIRTRTNRSGGTQGGISNGENIIIRVAFKPTATIRKEQNTVTQDGEETTLAAKGRHDPCVLPRAVPMVEAMVALVLCDHLLRYYGQCKVV; from the coding sequence ATGGGAAACACCTTTGGGCATTTATTTAGAATTACGACCTATGGCGAATCCCATGGGGGTGGGGTAGGTGTCGTCATCGATGGTTGTCCCCCATTAGTCGAAATTAGCGAAGCCGAAATTCAAGTCGAACTCGACAGGCGGCGTCCCGGACAGAGTAAAATTACCACACCCCGCAAGGAGACTGATACTTGCGAAATCCTATCTGGGGTGTTTGAAGGCAAAACTACGGGCACACCGATTAGTATTTTGGTGCGAAATAAAGATGCCAGGTCTCAAGATTATAGCGAGATGGTGCAGACTTATCGCCCGTCTCATGCCGATGCGACTTACGATGCCAAATATGGAATTCGGAATTGGCAAGGCGGTGGCAGATCTTCAGCGCGGGAAACAATTGGGAGAGTAGCCGCAGGTGCGATCGCCAAAAAAATTCTGCACATAGTTAATCATGTCGAAGTCATCGGCTATGTCAAGAAGATTCAGGATATCGAAGCGACTGTCGATCCTGATGCGGTGACGATGGAGCAGGTAGAAAGTAATATCGTGCGCTGTCCCGATCTGACATGTGCGGATCGAATGATCGATCGCATTGAAGCGATCGGTAGAGAGGGCGACTCGATCGGGGGCGTGGTAGAATGCGTCGTGCGTAACGTGCCTAAAGGTTTGGGCGTTCCGGTATTCGACAGGTTGGAAGCCGATATCGCCAAGGGTGTGATGTCTCTCCCCGCAACTAAGGGTTTTGAAATCGGTTCGGGATTTGCTGGCACCCTGATGACTGGCAGCGAGCATAATGACGAATTTTACACCGACGAGGACGGCGAAATTCGGACGCGCACCAATCGATCTGGCGGTACTCAAGGTGGGATATCTAATGGTGAAAACATTATCATTCGGGTAGCCTTCAAACCCACGGCGACGATTCGCAAGGAACAGAATACTGTCACCCAAGACGGTGAAGAAACAACGCTAGCCGCTAAAGGCAGACACGATCCTTGCGTTCTACCCCGCGCGGTACCTATGGTTGAGGCGATGGTAGCGTTGGTATTGTGCGACCATTTGCTGCGGTATTACGGTCAGTGTAAGGTGGTTTAG
- the purM gene encoding phosphoribosylformylglycinamidine cyclo-ligase, with translation MDYQQAGVDVVAGRAFVENIKNLVHSTHRQGVLGGLGGFSGWFELPAGYQQPVLVSGTDGVGTKLKIAQELDNHASIGIDLVAMCVNDILTCGAEPLYFLDYLATGKLNSTQLTQVVAGIADGCRQAGCALLGGETAEMPGFYQAGEYDLAGFAVGIAEKSKLIDGSKIQIGDVAIGLASSGIHSNGYSLVRKIVSDGGYRWKDTPSSLLGQNLGEVYLTPTQIYVKPILAAIEQQLIIHGMAHITGGGLPENLPRCLGASHSIEIDLQSWQIPPAFQWLAEAGNVAPVDMFNTFNMGIGYVIIVPATAVSDSIAFFKSQQIPAYAIGSVVAGDRSLIGIPE, from the coding sequence ATGGATTATCAACAAGCAGGTGTAGATGTTGTGGCGGGGAGAGCGTTTGTCGAAAACATCAAAAACCTCGTCCACAGCACTCACCGTCAGGGAGTTTTAGGTGGTTTAGGCGGCTTTAGCGGCTGGTTTGAACTACCAGCGGGATATCAGCAGCCAGTATTGGTGTCGGGTACCGATGGCGTGGGTACCAAGCTCAAAATCGCTCAAGAATTAGACAATCATGCTTCCATCGGCATCGATTTAGTCGCCATGTGCGTCAATGATATTCTCACCTGCGGTGCCGAGCCGCTCTATTTCCTCGATTATTTAGCAACTGGCAAACTGAATTCGACACAATTAACTCAGGTAGTTGCCGGAATTGCCGATGGCTGTCGTCAAGCTGGTTGTGCGTTATTAGGTGGCGAAACAGCAGAGATGCCCGGATTTTATCAAGCGGGCGAATACGATTTGGCTGGCTTTGCCGTTGGAATTGCCGAAAAGAGCAAACTGATCGATGGTTCCAAAATTCAGATCGGCGATGTGGCGATCGGGTTAGCCAGTAGCGGTATACATAGTAATGGTTATAGCCTGGTACGGAAAATTGTCAGCGATGGTGGCTATCGGTGGAAGGATACCCCCAGCAGCTTGCTAGGGCAAAATCTCGGTGAAGTTTACCTCACACCCACTCAAATCTATGTAAAGCCGATTTTAGCGGCGATCGAGCAACAATTAATCATTCATGGCATGGCACATATTACTGGCGGCGGGTTGCCCGAAAATTTACCCCGCTGTCTGGGTGCCAGTCATTCGATCGAAATCGATCTCCAAAGTTGGCAAATTCCCCCCGCCTTTCAATGGTTAGCGGAAGCCGGAAATGTGGCACCAGTGGATATGTTTAATACCTTTAATATGGGCATCGGCTACGTCATCATCGTCCCCGCCACAGCCGTTAGCGACTCGATCGCCTTTTTTAAGTCACAACAAATCCCAGCTTACGCAATCGGTAGCGTCGTTGCAGGCGATCGATCCTTGATTGGGATACCAGAGTAG
- a CDS encoding septal ring lytic transglycosylase RlpA family protein, with translation MNYQTLTGLTALVATLSLSTAVSATPSVNSTQPNVSVESKQLIAQSVGQASFYGNKPGEGGPLTANGERYNPGGYTAAHRSLPFGTRVRVTSNNGRSVVVRINDRGPFIGGRIIDLSVAAARAIGLTNTGVGKVRMEVLSVGDGRRQGRRNR, from the coding sequence ATGAATTACCAAACTTTGACTGGATTAACTGCTCTCGTAGCAACGCTGAGTTTATCTACAGCAGTCTCTGCTACACCATCAGTCAACTCCACTCAACCCAATGTTTCTGTCGAGTCCAAACAGCTAATCGCTCAATCCGTCGGACAAGCTTCTTTCTATGGCAATAAACCGGGCGAAGGTGGTCCATTAACTGCAAACGGTGAAAGATACAATCCAGGTGGTTATACTGCCGCTCACCGCTCGTTACCTTTTGGTACCAGAGTTCGCGTCACTAGTAACAACGGACGTTCGGTAGTAGTTCGCATCAACGATCGCGGCCCCTTCATCGGTGGTAGAATCATCGACCTTTCCGTTGCCGCAGCTCGTGCGATCGGTTTAACCAACACTGGCGTTGGTAAAGTCCGCATGGAAGTTTTAAGTGTTGGTGATGGTCGTCGTCAAGGTCGTCGCAATCGCTAA
- a CDS encoding septal ring lytic transglycosylase RlpA family protein: MNQHRWTCLTTLVLTAVIAPVANVCAKTLSAPSGESGENYSPLSPQSLPIITPLTVTELETETAVPAKIRVVPQVSKLPTVKSPSAKKSKISTRARQSDINKLISLPTKTLATEPVINQNSALAPLFNPNYRSTAAIFSSPDLSDSSTSRVNAVAPLPQVKWPTFKHQAVKSFTTRAVSEPIEVVRSDKSQPTVINNSIAAQADVADTPRARDSWEALNPVADDRTKVIPTPQVAPIVSTTDLVRSERLHQSQEIPSFEAGLPVFIFEKDHPKQIVATAIAQIDDTIVAPEPSIAIPVDRPKQAIVPIQSPSTAAPTPIIVKIEPPVVQPALEKIVSTQIGKASWYGSEAGSKTANGERYNPQGLTAAHRTLPFGTKVRVTNLTTGKAVIVRINDRGPFHRSRAIDISAGAAEVIGLKSQGVGRVKMEILESEG; encoded by the coding sequence ATGAATCAACATCGTTGGACTTGTCTGACTACGCTCGTTCTGACTGCGGTAATAGCACCTGTTGCTAATGTTTGTGCCAAAACTCTCTCAGCCCCTTCTGGAGAATCTGGAGAAAACTACTCGCCACTGTCACCGCAATCGCTACCGATAATTACCCCACTGACAGTCACCGAACTGGAAACAGAGACAGCAGTTCCCGCCAAAATTCGAGTGGTACCCCAGGTAAGTAAGTTACCAACCGTTAAGTCACCATCTGCTAAGAAGTCAAAAATTTCGACTCGCGCTCGACAGTCTGACATCAACAAGCTCATCAGCCTTCCGACCAAAACTCTGGCGACAGAGCCAGTAATAAACCAAAACTCCGCTCTAGCTCCACTTTTTAACCCGAATTATCGATCTACTGCGGCGATCTTTTCAAGTCCAGACCTCAGCGATTCATCAACTTCTCGGGTAAATGCGGTAGCTCCCCTCCCACAGGTGAAGTGGCCGACATTCAAGCATCAAGCAGTTAAATCTTTTACCACTCGTGCAGTCAGCGAGCCGATCGAGGTCGTGCGCAGCGATAAATCGCAGCCGACGGTAATTAATAATTCGATCGCCGCTCAGGCTGATGTGGCAGATACTCCACGGGCGAGAGACTCGTGGGAAGCCCTAAATCCTGTTGCCGACGATCGCACTAAGGTTATCCCCACACCACAAGTAGCACCAATCGTTAGCACTACCGATTTGGTACGTTCCGAGCGACTGCACCAATCGCAGGAAATTCCGAGCTTTGAAGCTGGATTACCTGTATTTATTTTTGAAAAAGACCATCCCAAACAGATTGTCGCCACTGCGATCGCGCAAATAGATGACACGATCGTCGCGCCAGAGCCGAGTATCGCCATTCCGGTCGATCGGCCCAAACAGGCAATTGTTCCTATTCAGTCGCCATCGACTGCGGCTCCAACTCCAATTATCGTTAAAATCGAACCACCCGTAGTCCAACCCGCACTAGAAAAAATTGTCTCTACCCAAATTGGCAAAGCTTCTTGGTATGGCAGTGAAGCTGGTTCTAAAACAGCAAATGGCGAGCGATACAATCCTCAAGGCTTGACAGCAGCACACCGGACATTGCCTTTTGGTACCAAAGTACGAGTTACTAACCTCACAACTGGTAAAGCAGTTATCGTGCGAATCAACGATCGCGGTCCATTTCATCGCAGTCGGGCGATCGATATCTCTGCTGGTGCGGCTGAAGTAATCGGACTTAAAAGCCAAGGAGTCGGTCGAGTGAAAATGGAAATTTTAGAATCAGAAGGCTAG
- a CDS encoding MDR family MFS transporter — translation MLQLPRQIWILALGRLLSEIGSGFTIFYAPIFFVQQVGLSATSVGLALGSASISGVAGRLISGTYADRWGRKPVLLLSTLVLALACFIFAATSNLSALVVGCLVQGLGLGLYWPANEAIVADLTDGEGRRFAYAITRLADNIGMGLGIIAGGLLISSTGAYRVLFIIDGVSFCCFFLTLVLGIKETLQAPKTAVRFFSGYTSALRDRRLLVYVTVNIILTIYISQTQSTLPLYFSQFVPQADARGFSPQVISTLFTGHLLMTIASQLPMLKLLGKFSQVRALMISGGFWILGFACMTMTGTSANYQLVWASLGLGLFALAIVAYTPTASALIADLAPSSLRGVYTSINSLCWAAGYAIGPPLGGWALDRSPQFAHNFWLGLAATVPVVWLILAWLERLVAGSDSP, via the coding sequence ATGCTACAACTACCTCGACAGATTTGGATCCTCGCGCTGGGTCGATTGCTGTCAGAAATCGGGAGCGGATTTACAATCTTTTACGCCCCGATTTTTTTCGTACAACAGGTGGGACTTTCGGCCACATCGGTTGGTTTGGCTTTGGGTAGTGCCTCGATTTCAGGGGTAGCGGGACGGCTAATTAGCGGGACTTATGCCGATCGCTGGGGTCGCAAACCAGTTTTATTATTATCTACGCTAGTTTTGGCACTAGCCTGCTTTATCTTTGCCGCGACTAGCAATCTGTCTGCGTTAGTTGTAGGCTGTCTGGTACAAGGTTTAGGTTTGGGTTTATATTGGCCTGCTAATGAAGCGATCGTCGCCGATCTTACCGATGGCGAGGGGCGAAGATTTGCTTATGCGATTACCCGGTTGGCCGATAATATCGGCATGGGATTAGGGATTATTGCTGGGGGATTGTTGATTAGCTCGACTGGCGCGTATCGAGTTCTATTTATTATCGATGGAGTGTCGTTTTGCTGCTTTTTCTTGACGCTCGTTCTGGGGATTAAAGAAACATTACAAGCCCCAAAAACAGCGGTACGATTTTTCAGCGGTTACACTAGCGCATTGCGCGATCGAAGGTTGTTAGTATATGTCACTGTCAATATTATTTTGACTATTTATATTTCTCAAACTCAATCGACACTGCCGCTCTATTTTAGTCAATTTGTGCCTCAAGCTGATGCCCGTGGCTTCAGTCCGCAAGTAATTAGTACGCTATTTACAGGTCATTTGCTAATGACGATCGCGTCTCAACTCCCGATGCTCAAATTACTTGGAAAATTCAGCCAAGTTCGAGCGTTAATGATTTCGGGCGGCTTTTGGATATTAGGTTTTGCTTGTATGACGATGACTGGTACGAGTGCAAATTACCAATTGGTATGGGCGAGTTTGGGGTTGGGATTATTTGCCTTAGCGATTGTTGCTTATACGCCAACTGCCTCCGCACTGATTGCCGATTTGGCTCCTTCTTCCCTACGCGGTGTTTATACCTCGATTAATTCGCTCTGTTGGGCAGCAGGCTATGCCATCGGCCCACCATTAGGCGGCTGGGCACTCGATCGATCGCCCCAATTTGCCCACAATTTCTGGCTGGGTTTAGCGGCTACGGTGCCTGTAGTGTGGTTAATTTTGGCGTGGTTAGAAAGATTAGTTGCGGGGAGCGATTCGCCATAG
- a CDS encoding IS4 family transposase, producing MTSRRRSNRDHAKKNHQPGVEDEIIAAQVEALLTPAIFNQSHYYRQLGLRNRLLNLPLMMAAVLTLLWRNVPGVRELSRMLGREGFLWCEPTQVSQQAIAQRFLTFPSELFERVFKELLPEFRVKWHQRKQRLLPQSIEFAQAKFERIWACDGSTLEAIFKKLDSLSDVPIGQLAGKMGVVIDLVTRLPIEIWFRENPKASDVNFEKDILNLVTSGTLLLLDRGFYHFQFWQELINRDIHFITRLKKGASLQIERVFSNSYSIRDRIVRMGSGTKKTPYITVRLVEIKVGKVWYSYLTSVLDPLNLPPYVVADLYGRRWRIEEAFNTVKRLLGLSYLWTGSVNGIKLQMWGTWLFYAVLVDLGDAVADELSLPFDRISLEMIYRGLYHFHVAHHKGLAANPVTYFAAPENQDLGIVKTVRKPNVKLIIAPFPDSMSRTDNFFFDSSPQARLTSAIAS from the coding sequence ATGACCAGCCGCCGAAGAAGTAACCGCGACCACGCCAAAAAGAACCACCAACCAGGTGTGGAAGATGAGATCATCGCCGCTCAAGTAGAGGCTTTATTGACACCAGCAATTTTCAATCAAAGTCATTACTACCGACAATTAGGGCTGAGAAATCGGCTGTTAAATTTACCCTTGATGATGGCAGCAGTGCTGACGCTACTGTGGCGGAATGTGCCAGGAGTCAGAGAACTAAGCCGAATGTTAGGGCGAGAAGGATTTTTGTGGTGTGAGCCAACACAAGTAAGTCAACAGGCGATTGCACAAAGATTTCTGACCTTTCCATCTGAGTTATTTGAGAGAGTGTTTAAGGAATTACTGCCAGAATTTAGAGTGAAGTGGCACCAGAGAAAACAGCGATTGTTGCCACAAAGCATTGAATTTGCTCAAGCAAAATTTGAGCGGATTTGGGCATGTGATGGCTCCACATTGGAAGCGATATTCAAGAAATTAGATAGCTTATCTGATGTGCCAATCGGACAACTAGCGGGAAAAATGGGAGTAGTCATAGATTTGGTGACGAGATTGCCGATTGAAATCTGGTTTAGAGAAAATCCCAAAGCTTCAGATGTTAATTTTGAGAAAGATATCCTGAATTTAGTAACATCGGGCACTTTATTGCTCTTGGATCGAGGCTTCTATCATTTCCAATTTTGGCAAGAATTAATTAACAGAGATATTCATTTTATTACTCGATTAAAAAAAGGTGCATCGCTACAGATAGAGCGAGTATTTAGCAATAGTTATAGTATCCGTGACCGAATAGTGCGGATGGGGTCTGGCACCAAAAAGACTCCATATATAACTGTAAGATTAGTCGAAATTAAAGTGGGTAAAGTCTGGTATTCTTATCTAACTAGTGTACTCGACCCATTGAATCTTCCTCCCTATGTAGTCGCCGATTTGTACGGAAGACGGTGGCGAATTGAAGAGGCTTTTAATACTGTTAAACGATTGCTCGGGTTGAGTTATTTATGGACTGGTTCAGTTAATGGAATTAAATTACAGATGTGGGGGACTTGGCTGTTTTATGCAGTTCTAGTCGATTTAGGTGATGCTGTAGCTGATGAATTATCTCTCCCATTCGACCGCATTTCTTTAGAGATGATTTATCGAGGTCTTTATCACTTTCATGTAGCTCATCATAAAGGTTTAGCTGCCAATCCAGTCACCTATTTTGCTGCCCCAGAGAATCAAGATTTAGGTATTGTTAAAACTGTTCGTAAACCTAATGTTAAGTTAATTATTGCACCTTTTCCTGATTCTATGAGTCGAACAGACAATTTTTTCTTCGACTCATCGCCTCAAGCCCGCTTGACAAGTGCGATCGCTTCTTAA
- a CDS encoding DUF6816 family protein: MNGLLGKILTGICAIVILWCGSQSALAGMLSDRLAQYPNWDARSILGRSEGELTYPEWFRGRWIATSTLVEQIAPLAPAIVTPGFESNRQYIDKPIEFTVQFVPRDPTKDVKFSPLNLPKLQSNLPAPQIIADRAFNGLNIAAAYLGAANVKSVKIDPQNPTKQITQLTQDRQLEAFVTGFDLEIPAPDRFISTELSQQVFRTSATIYLNTVETTTSYQYSATPIPKITATQISAIYLSPQDPDYFGTRGRAVALYKYRLNLLPASDERR; encoded by the coding sequence ATGAACGGTTTATTAGGCAAAATTCTCACGGGGATCTGTGCGATCGTCATTTTGTGGTGTGGCTCTCAGAGCGCGCTAGCTGGGATGTTAAGCGATAGATTGGCTCAATACCCTAATTGGGATGCTCGATCGATTCTCGGACGCTCAGAAGGCGAATTGACCTATCCTGAGTGGTTTCGGGGACGTTGGATTGCGACGAGTACTCTTGTGGAACAAATCGCACCGCTGGCACCAGCAATAGTCACGCCTGGATTTGAAAGTAATCGGCAATATATCGATAAACCGATCGAGTTCACCGTCCAATTTGTCCCTAGAGATCCCACTAAAGACGTTAAATTCTCGCCGCTTAACTTGCCCAAATTGCAATCTAATTTACCTGCGCCTCAAATTATTGCCGATCGCGCATTTAATGGTTTAAATATTGCCGCTGCTTATCTAGGTGCCGCTAATGTCAAATCGGTAAAAATCGATCCGCAAAATCCGACCAAACAGATTACCCAACTCACTCAAGACCGCCAATTGGAAGCATTTGTGACGGGATTCGACCTCGAAATTCCCGCACCCGATAGATTTATCTCTACCGAACTTTCGCAGCAAGTTTTTCGGACGAGCGCGACTATTTATCTAAATACCGTCGAAACGACAACTAGTTACCAATATTCAGCAACGCCGATACCCAAAATTACCGCCACCCAGATCTCGGCAATTTATCTTTCGCCCCAAGATCCCGATTATTTCGGCACGCGCGGGCGCGCAGTAGCTTTGTATAAGTATCGACTGAATTTGCTGCCAGCGAGCGACGAACGCCGATAG
- a CDS encoding SAM-dependent methyltransferase, with protein sequence MTSQHLLPVTLRDLPNAGNPEKHSIGYKTTRVLAEALNATQMGLAEAYIRGLEIPDSVFRSMMHASMPILLKHAPGLLAPYEWVLDESDRLAESARELMQVQYDLPQAMLNQMLGDWPTIYPKYSMGLWENGATDLQSAQIQMLDRVIEQLEIVDGDRILDFGCGWGCVPNYIMSKFPHVRFTGVNLSHQQCEYMRHKMQDPQSHLSGGRFTLIEGDLNEVQFTEKFDKILSIGVFCHIGNLTNALQKLASLLESNGKVFIHLITARIPNHMSSGFTHKYIFPHGRYWNYDAIPTHNRDLQTIDRWYVNGMNYHQTFTAWLQRFDDAQASVKLLDYGMDYAKFRRIWRFYLLLMGTAFATCDGEYNGNGQYLLTHSS encoded by the coding sequence ATGACTTCTCAACATCTATTGCCAGTAACTTTAAGGGATCTTCCGAACGCGGGAAATCCAGAGAAACATTCGATCGGATATAAGACGACACGAGTGCTAGCGGAAGCTTTGAATGCGACACAGATGGGATTGGCGGAAGCTTATATTCGTGGTTTAGAAATTCCCGATTCGGTATTTCGATCGATGATGCACGCATCGATGCCAATTTTGCTCAAACATGCACCTGGATTGCTGGCTCCATATGAATGGGTATTGGATGAATCGGATCGATTGGCGGAATCTGCGCGCGAACTGATGCAAGTGCAGTACGATTTACCCCAAGCGATGCTCAATCAAATGTTGGGAGATTGGCCGACAATTTATCCTAAGTACAGTATGGGCTTGTGGGAAAATGGAGCCACAGATTTACAATCGGCTCAAATCCAGATGCTCGATCGCGTTATCGAACAGCTAGAAATCGTTGATGGCGATCGGATTTTAGATTTTGGTTGCGGTTGGGGTTGCGTGCCAAACTATATTATGTCCAAATTTCCCCATGTTCGCTTTACGGGGGTGAATTTGAGTCACCAGCAGTGCGAGTATATGCGACACAAAATGCAAGATCCTCAGAGCCATTTGAGCGGGGGGAGATTTACCCTCATTGAGGGCGATCTCAATGAGGTGCAATTTACCGAGAAGTTTGACAAAATTCTCTCGATCGGCGTTTTTTGTCATATTGGCAATCTTACCAATGCGTTGCAAAAGCTTGCATCTTTACTCGAAAGCAATGGTAAAGTATTCATCCATCTAATTACCGCACGCATCCCCAACCACATGTCATCTGGATTTACTCACAAGTATATTTTCCCCCACGGTCGCTACTGGAATTATGATGCGATTCCCACTCACAATCGGGATCTCCAAACGATCGATCGCTGGTACGTTAATGGCATGAATTACCATCAGACTTTTACTGCCTGGTTGCAGCGATTTGATGACGCGCAAGCTAGTGTCAAGCTCCTCGACTATGGGATGGACTATGCCAAATTTCGGCGGATCTGGCGGTTCTATCTTCTGTTGATGGGTACTGCTTTTGCGACTTGTGATGGGGAGTACAATGGCAATGGCCAATATCTTTTGACTCACTCATCGTAA
- a CDS encoding L-threonylcarbamoyladenylate synthase, whose translation MATIYEVHPQTPQLRKIDEIVAALKNGAVMLYPTDTVYAIGCDINSKAAVDRVRQIKRMSNDKPLTFLCQSLSNISEYAIVSDPAYRLMKHLIPGTYTFILPATKLVPKIVQDPKRKTTGIRVPKQVLCQSLLENLGNPVISASAHLQDDDGDESIEIVEKAVLFDRLEKMVDLIIDDGSEPGMEGSTILDMTIDPPDVIREGLGWSEVAAWL comes from the coding sequence ATGGCTACTATCTACGAAGTGCATCCTCAGACACCGCAGCTTAGAAAAATCGATGAAATTGTGGCGGCGTTGAAAAATGGCGCGGTGATGCTCTATCCCACAGATACAGTTTACGCGATCGGGTGCGATATCAACTCCAAGGCGGCAGTCGATCGCGTCCGTCAGATCAAACGGATGTCTAACGACAAACCTTTGACTTTTTTGTGTCAGTCTTTATCGAATATCTCTGAATACGCGATCGTCTCCGATCCGGCATATCGATTGATGAAACATCTCATCCCTGGTACTTATACATTTATTTTACCAGCAACCAAACTCGTCCCCAAAATAGTTCAAGATCCCAAACGCAAAACGACAGGAATTCGCGTACCGAAGCAGGTACTGTGTCAAAGCCTGTTAGAAAACTTGGGCAATCCGGTCATTTCCGCCTCCGCACACCTGCAAGATGACGATGGGGATGAATCGATCGAGATCGTGGAGAAAGCCGTATTATTCGATCGACTCGAAAAAATGGTCGATCTCATCATCGATGATGGTTCCGAACCCGGCATGGAAGGCTCAACAATCTTGGATATGACAATAGACCCTCCCGATGTCATTCGAGAGGGTCTAGGCTGGTCTGAAGTTGCCGCTTGGCTCTAG